AGGGATCCTGCAATAGAGATCTACGGATTAACAGGCGCTTACTATTTTGGAAACACATCGCACGTGTTGAAAGGCGGGGAATGGAAACCACAAATCGGGGTCGGTGGTTTGTTGCCTCTGGGATCGAAGTGGGCGCTGATGATCGATGGCGTCACGAGCCATCTGGAAGTCAACGAAGGGCCACACAATCGATACACCTACCATCCATTCACAGAGTTCTACAGACAGAATCCGGGGATTCAGAACAACGACGTTACGACGCAGAGACTGATTTCCGTTCTGCCATCCGTCGTCTGGCTGTGGAGAAGGGATCGATTCTCAACCTACATCGGCGGCGGCCTTGGGTTCGAGCAACAGCGCCAACTGATCAGGTATCAACCGGCTCAAGAACAGGAGAATCCTGACGGAAGCCGCATCCTTGTCCGCTCTGAAGAATTTGTGGAGTCCAGGGACATGGTATCTATCCTGCCCTTCAATCTCCGTGCGGGTGTGCTCGTGAGCCTCGCGCCGCGCGTTGTCTTGCGGGCGGGTTACTCGTTCGTTGGTGCGTATCTCGACACGGCCGCCTCCCAATCTCTGGAATTGGGGGTCGGATATCGTTTCTAGTTGTAAAGGCCGGAATTTGGGACGTTGCGGCGGAACCCGCTTTGCCGTCAGTCGCCGAATTACCGAACATCATCGGGGGTCAGAACGAGGTGAATGGGGGACAAGACTGTCCCCCCTCCCACCCCTCGCAATCTCGTCACGCGCGCCGAAGCAATAGAGTCGGCTCTGCGTTCGAATGAAGAGACGCCCGCCGGTAATCGCCGGTGTCGCGTACACGTCCTCGTTCAGGTCGTTGGTCTGCAGCACCTTCCAGTCGCGCCCGGGCTCCAGCACCACGGCTTTCCCGGCGTCGCTCACCATGTAGATCTTGCCGTCCCCGGCGACGGGAGAAGCGTAGAAGCCGTCCAGCGCTTCCTGCAGCCTGCCCTGTTTGAGGACCTTTCCGCTATCCGGATCCAATGCCGTCACGATGCCGCCGTTACGCACGAGGTAGAGCACACCGCGATAGAGAATCGGTGAAGCGACGTCGGGCAGCGACTTCTGATGACGCCAGAGCAGGTGAGACTTGGTCACGTTCCCCCGGCCGCCGAGGCGAATGGCCATGCAGCCGTTCTCGGAGATCCGGCGGGCCCGGTAGTGCGCCCAGTCCCGTGCGTCCATGGTGCCGTTCTTGTTCCGGTCGTGCATCTCCCAACCGCGGGGCAGCCATTCCGAGGGGATCTCCTGCTTGGTCAGCTCCGAATCGCCGTTCGTGTCGAACCGGTCTGCCATCTCCTCGAACGGCGGCAACTCCAAGCGAACGTCCGGCTCCCCCCCGGGAGCCCACCCATTGAAGTAGAGCCGGTCCCCGGCGACGACGGGGACGGATTTGACCTGGTAGGTCAGGCCGTCGAGCCGCCACAGTTCGCGGCCGTCCGTCGCGTAGCCGGTCATGCGGTAAGACCCCGGGACGATGATCTCGGGCCTTCCCTGCCCCCGTTCGCGGACCACGGGCGTCGAGAAGCTGTGCACGAAGTCGGGCCGCGCCTGCTTCCAGAGAATCTTGCCGTCGGACGGATCCACTGCGATGACAAAGGCATCGAGGTCCTGGTCACAGACTTGGACCAGCTTCCCGTCGACCAGGATCGGGGAGGACCCCATGCCGTGAAAATTAGAGAACGGCCCCATGGGCAGCGTCCAGAGTTCGGTTCCGTCCGGACCGTAGGCGACGAGACCGTACCCGCCGAAGAAAGCGTAGACGTTGGTCCCGTCGGTAACCGGAGTCGGTGCCGCCTCGTCGTTCAGCCGGTGCATCCGCTCGACTCTTCTCGAGGGCGCGGCCCGGCGCCAGACCTCCTGGCCGGTCGAGCGGTCGAGGGCGATGGTGAGGAGATTGTCCCCGTGGTGCGCCGTCAGGAAGATTCTGCTGTCCGTCAGGATCGGCGAGGATTTGCCCGGAGGCAGAGTCGTCTCCCAGATCACGTTGGACCCGGGTCCGAAGTCCACGGGCAGCGGGCCCTCTTCAGCGACTCCGGTTCCGTTCGGCCCCCTGAACCGCGTCCAGTCCGACGCGATGGCAGCGCAGGTGAAAAGCAGCAATGAGAGGATCGTCTTGCCCAACAGCATCGCTAAAGCCTACCCGATTGGAGCGTGCAGAAGACAATGTTGTCGCCCACAAGCGGCGGAGAGAGGGAACGATTACGCCGTTTCGGTGAAGGGATTCCGGATCTGCAGGCCGTTTGTCTTGAATCCGTGCTGGAGATCCTCCGAATACAGCACCGAACAATTGGTTGCCAAGGCGGCGCGACCGGTCGTGCAACACTTGCGGTAGAGTTCAAGTGCCTGCCTTTGCTTGCGGGATCCGAAAGCGTCGTCAATGCAGACCAGTACGTTCGTGTCCAGGAAACTACGGGCGCTCATGAATCTGCTCGCGGTCGAATTTCCAATCTGCCCTGTCACCGTGGGCTTGATGTGACAGGCGAGCCACCTCGGCGGCAACGACCTCCCGCGACGAGCAGCCAGCGAGATCGATGAGATAATTCCGTACGGCTTGATTCAAGCTCAGTCCCAGGGCAGCAGCCGCTTTTCGGGCCCGTACAGCGACGGCGGCATCAACTGAGAGAGTTAGTTTCATATCGACACAGGATATGGTTGCACGGGCTCTGTGTCGATTGTGGATTGGTCGATCCCTGGACCGGGTTTTCCCTGTTGTCAGTACAGAGTGCGAAGTTGGGCGGACACCGCACCCACGACTTGAAACATCGATACTTCCCGCGTCATGGCCCCTCCGCCGGAGAAGGGCTAGAATGCTCAGCTATCGCACTTGGTCCGGCGAGCCACGCCCCGGTCCCGTTACCGGAGGATGTTCGCCGCGGAAATATTCCGAGGCCGGATTGCCGAATCCCAAGGCACAACACTCCGCGGAGGCACCGTGATGATGACGAACACCCGTTGGTTTTTGGCTCCGATCCTGGTCTGTCTGGGTCTCGCGCAGGATGTCCGATCCCAGGATCCGACCGCTCCTGTGGATCTGACCCCCTATCTCGTGCAGCCGAAAGCAGAGGGATCAGGCCCGTCCGGATTCAAGTTGGCCTTCGCCGGCGAGGCCGGACACCGGCTCCAGTTCCAATACGGCGCCAGGGAAGCCGTCGAACTCCAGGTGTCCGTCGGATACCCGGCGGGAGGGGCTCGGACCTTGCGCCGACTGCTGGAACCGACCCCGGAAACCACTCGGCACAGTTTCGATCTGGGTCCGCTGCTGGCCCATGGACCCTATCGTCCGATCCCCGCCTACACCCGAAAGGGTCCCCAGGCCAGGAGTTGGCGTCCCTTGCGCACCGGCTGGTGGGTCGATACCCAGGACGGGGGCAAGTATCTCGTCACCGTCATGGCGCGTCGGGTGCAGGATGGCAAGACCCTGTTCACCACCGACCTGCGTCTCCCCGTCCAGACCTGGGTGGGAGCGGATCTGGACCGCTTGGCCTACATCGACGACAACGCGGCCAAGATCGATCTCTGGCTGGAAAAGGGCGCACCGGTCACCGAGCTGGCGGTCGAAGTGGATATCGTGGAAGCCCGGACCGGTGTCCTGCGATCCTCCCCCAGCGCGGTGCGCCTGACCCGGGACAAGGTCGGGGTGTCATTCGACCTGACGGACCTGGAGCCTCAGACATATCACGTTCGAGTCCGGCCCCGGATCGACGGGCACCTCTGGGACGACGGCGTCCGCCGGGCTCTTTACGTGTTCCGGAACGGGCCGCCGCCCAAACCGGAGCCGCCCATCGAGATCCCGGTGGCTCCCCAATTGTTCCTGGACGACTTCCTGATCGACGAACAGCGGAATCTGAAGAGGGTCTTCCATCCGGCCCGCAAGCTGGACAGCCAGCCGCTCGTCCGGGCGGACCGGCCCTGGGAGGGGCACGCGGTCATGGTCCCCGTCGGCTCGAGATACGAATTCAACGAAAACAAGAATCGTTACGAACTGGAATACAACAGCCTCAATCCCCGCCACCGGTTGCTGGCCGTCTCCAGTGACGGCGTGCGTTGGACCAAGCCGGATCTGGGCCTGGTGGAGTTCGAGGGATCCCGGGCCAACAATATCCTGGAGGTCATTCCCCGCGGGAGCAACGTGGAAGCGAGGGGCAGTTTCGGGGGACTTTGGGACTACCGGACTCGCGGGGTGCCCGATCTCCGGACCGCCACCATGGTCTACACCCCCAAGACCGAAGACATGTTCTTCCTCCGGGGGACGTATCTCATGGTCACGGACTCGGATGGGATCCGGTATCTCACCACGGAACGGCCCTTCATGCGGCATCACTCGCAGTTGGAATCGTTGGACAACCCCAACGACAACCTGGGGCCCATGTTCTACGACGAGCGGACAGGTGAGCTGGTGTTGTACTTCGCGCCGCATCCTCCGGCCATGGGGCGGGGGCTGGTGCGCTACGACAACAAGTGGGCGGTCTCGCGGAACCTGGGACGCATGACCACGCGGGACGGCGTGAACTGGCACCGGAGCTACATCTGGGCGCCGCCGCGGGAGCATCCGAAGCACCAGAGCTACGGAATGCAGCGGGTAAAGCAGATCGGGGACCTCTACGTGGCGTTCTTTCCGCTCTACGACTGCGAGACGCAGCAGATGGACGTCCACATCTGGGTGAGCCGGAACGGAATCCACTGGGAGGACGTGGGCGGGGACCAAGCCTGGATCCCCAACGGACCCGATGGCAGCTTCGATCATGGGATCGTCTACAGTCTCATCGACGGTCCGGTGGATGGAGACCGGTCAGAGGCGTTCTACCACGGGACGAATACTCTGCATTTCAACGCCTGGATTCTGAACCGGTTGCGGGGTGGATTGGATGATCCTCCTGTGCCGGCCTCCGAGATCTATGACGACAAGACTTACAACGGTCGGCCCTACCTGTCCCAGCCGGCGCCGGTGGGGCCGGGATGGGCCATGTACGACTGCATCTGGAGCTGGCGGCGGCCGCAGTGCAATCCGACCATGGAGGAGGTGCGGGAGGCCTTCTGGGCCGAGCTGGAGACGCACACGGGTCAAAATCGCGGTAACCACGTCGAGAAAAGCTGGGAGTACGAGATCGTGCCGTACCGCGTGGAGTTTCGGACCAATGGGTTTGCGTCACGGCGCGCTGGAGAGCAGGTGGGTATGTTGACGACCCACCCGCTGATCTTTCAGGGAAGCCGGTTAACGGTGAATGCTGCTGCCAGCAAGGGTCATGTGGCTGTAGAGATTCTGGACGAAGGGGGCAGTCCTCTACCTGGTTACGGCCGGAAGGAGTGTCTGCTGAAGGCGTTCGACAGTACACAGCAGCAGGTGACCTGGAAGGGAAAATCGGATCTGGCCGCGTTGCGAGGGCAGCCAGTTCGTCTGCGCATCTACGTTGAGAACGCCGACCTCTACGGTTTTCAGATTCGCTAATCGCGATTGCACATTCGGACGAACAAATCCCTCGAGATTTCGTCTTTACCGTGTGTTTGCAGAATTGAGTGTAGCGGCGACGAGGATTGGGATAGAGACATTCATATTAATCGGATGCTGGAATCTACTAAATAGCAAACTCGGAATTACGACCTCCAGCACCAGCGTGATATGTGGAACATCGAAGGGTGAGCCACCGTCCTATTGAGGAGGCACAATGAAACTAACGATCGCACTTATCGCCCTATTGACTGTTCTCGCCACGAACCTGGCATCGGTCGCGGAAACGGTTGTGTTCCGCAAGGTTGATTTCTACGAAGATCTGAGTGACAAGGAAGAGAAGTACGACGCTCGGCTGGCACTTGATCCCGAAGCGAGAACGATCATGATCGCAGATGAAAAGCACGGTGCGGACAAGAAGGTCTATGCACTCATTCCATACGACAACGTAAAAAAGATCGTATATGAACGATCATCCCATAGACGGTACAAGGCAGGCTTACTGGTGACTCCTTGGCTACTTTTTAGCAAAGGGAAGAAACATTGGCTCACGATTGAGTTTGAAGGTGTGAACGACCTGCCCCTCGGTTATGTCTACGTCCGACTGCACAAAGGCAACTACCGGCGCGTTTTGTCTGCCCTGTCCAGCGGTGTGGGACTCGAGATTGAAGAAATTATTGAGGACTGATGTAATCCCGGGTCGGCCCACCGTCCATGTGATCCTTCATTAATCGGAAAAAAGGAGCGGGTATAAATGGTAACTGTCCCCTACTTCTTTTCGATCCCCGGTCAGCAGGTTGTCGATTCGTTGTGAGCCAGCTTCATATCGTGCAATGTCGACCCTGGATTGGTCGGATGTCCTGTCCGCTCAATCGGTTGCCGGACTCCCGTATTCAAGGTAGACTTCCGACAGCTTATTGCCCGTACAGAATCTTTTTTCGGTTCACGCCAGCCTTTTCGGACAGACTCCGGAGGGTGATTTCAGGTGATCTCCTGCCGACGAGACGTTGCCCAGTCGATCTTGCGGAGTCTCGCGGCCATGTTCGGGATCATATTTCTAACTGCTAGTACCCCTCATGGTGTCCGGCCCACAACCGAACAGACCGAGTTCTTCGAGTCCAAGATCAGGCCGTTGCTAGTAAAGAACTGCTACCAGTGCCACAGCGAGCAGGCCAAGATCCTGTACTCGAAGTTGCGCGTGGATGGTCGAGCCTCTTTGCTCAACGGAGGCACCCGGGGGGCGGCAATCGTCCCCGGTGACGCGGACGCAAGCCAGCTTATCCAGGCAGTCCGCTACGAAAACCTTGAAATGCCTCCAGCGGGAAGGTTAACGGAGGCCCAGATCCAAGCGCTGGTCAGATGGGTCGAGATCGGAGCACCCTGGCCGGATCTGGAGATTGCCGGCGCTATCAAAACCGCCGACAGGCAAACGAACCAGGCCGCGAGTGAGAACCACTGGGCTTGGAAGCCTGTGAAGAAGGTTCCCTCTCTCCCAGTTCGGAACAACACTTGGCCCGCCGATCCCATAGACAACTTTATTCTGAAGAAGCTGGAGGCCCGGGAGCTCGCTCCCTCCCCCGATGCTGACCGCTACACGCTTTTGCGGCGAGTTTACTTCGACCTCATCGGTCTTCCCCCAGAGCCCGAAGACGTTGCGGCGTTTGTCCACGACGACTCCGAACTCGCCTTCGAAAAGGTCATTGACCGGCTTCTGATATCCCCCGGATTCGGCGAGCGCTGGGGTCGGCACTGGCTCGATCTGACCAGCTACGCTGACAGTCTGGGACAGGGCCGCCGCATTCCGGCAAGGGAGGCCTGGCGATATCGCGACTACGTCATCAACGCCTTCAATTCCGACAAGCCCTACGACCGCTTTGTTCAAGAGCAGGTCTCTGGCGACGTCCTCCCCTGGAAAACCGACGCCGAGCGCCGTGAGCAGCTCGTAGCCACGGGTTTCCTGGCCATCGGGCCCTGGGCCGTGGTGGATTCCGACAAAGAAAAACTCCGCATGGATGTCGTGGACCAACAACTCGACACCCTGGGCCGGGCCCTTCAAGGCTTGACCCTCGGTTGCGCCCGCTGCCACGATCACAAATTCGATCCCATCCCCACCCGCGAGTACTACGCATTGGCGGGAATCTTCCGCAGCACTCGAACTCTCAACGGCCGAATGAGCGGCGGCTTCAGCGACGTCAACCGGGTGTTGCTGCCGGAGACCCCGTCCGAGATGAGAAAGCGCGCCCTCGCCACGGAGGAATACCAACAGACCCTGGACAGGTTCCTGAGCGAATATGAAGCCGTCGAAACTGAAAAGAAGCGCCTGACCGACCGGCAGAAAGCGCTTGACGAGGCAGGAACCGAAGCCAAGGAGGAGCTGGAGAAGGAACTCAAGGAAATCGACAAGAAGCTCAAGGAAGCGAAGGACCGGATCAGACTGTTGGAGTTCCGCCGTCCCGGTCCGCCGATGGCCATTGCCGTCCAGGATCGGCCGGTCCCCAAGGACTGTCGCGTCAACATCGGCGGGGACCCGCACAATCTCGGCGAAGAGGTTCCCAGGGGGTTTCTCTCAGTCGCTTCGCCCGCCAAGGCCGGCCGCATCGACAGCCATCGAAATCTGAAAGGGCTCTACGAGGGTTTCCAGAAATCGAGCGGCCGACTGGAGTTGGCCGAGTGGCTCATCGACCCGCAGAACCGCCTGCTGGCCAGAGTCATGGTCAACCGAATCTGGCATCATCTTTTCGGCGCCGGCTTGGTCCGTACGGTCGACAACTTCGGTGCCGGCGGAGAGCCTCCCAGCCATCCGGAACTGCTCGACTACCTCGCCTCCCGTTTTGTCGAGTTGGGATGGTCCGTCAAGGGCATGATCCGGGAGATCGTTCTCACGGGGACCTACCGTCAAGCCAGCAATCACAACCTGAGAGGGCACGAGATCGACCCGGACAACCGCCTGCTGTGGCGGGCCAATCGGCGCCGGTTGGAGGCGGAATCCTATCGCGATGCCGTGCTGGCCATCAGTGGCGCGCTGGACCGCACCCGGGGAGG
This Acidobacteriota bacterium DNA region includes the following protein-coding sequences:
- a CDS encoding PQQ-binding-like beta-propeller repeat protein; the encoded protein is MLLGKTILSLLLFTCAAIASDWTRFRGPNGTGVAEEGPLPVDFGPGSNVIWETTLPPGKSSPILTDSRIFLTAHHGDNLLTIALDRSTGQEVWRRAAPSRRVERMHRLNDEAAPTPVTDGTNVYAFFGGYGLVAYGPDGTELWTLPMGPFSNFHGMGSSPILVDGKLVQVCDQDLDAFVIAVDPSDGKILWKQARPDFVHSFSTPVVRERGQGRPEIIVPGSYRMTGYATDGRELWRLDGLTYQVKSVPVVAGDRLYFNGWAPGGEPDVRLELPPFEEMADRFDTNGDSELTKQEIPSEWLPRGWEMHDRNKNGTMDARDWAHYRARRISENGCMAIRLGGRGNVTKSHLLWRHQKSLPDVASPILYRGVLYLVRNGGIVTALDPDSGKVLKQGRLQEALDGFYASPVAGDGKIYMVSDAGKAVVLEPGRDWKVLQTNDLNEDVYATPAITGGRLFIRTQSRLYCFGARDEIARGGRGDSLVPHSPRSDPR
- a CDS encoding DUF1553 domain-containing protein, which codes for MFGIIFLTASTPHGVRPTTEQTEFFESKIRPLLVKNCYQCHSEQAKILYSKLRVDGRASLLNGGTRGAAIVPGDADASQLIQAVRYENLEMPPAGRLTEAQIQALVRWVEIGAPWPDLEIAGAIKTADRQTNQAASENHWAWKPVKKVPSLPVRNNTWPADPIDNFILKKLEARELAPSPDADRYTLLRRVYFDLIGLPPEPEDVAAFVHDDSELAFEKVIDRLLISPGFGERWGRHWLDLTSYADSLGQGRRIPAREAWRYRDYVINAFNSDKPYDRFVQEQVSGDVLPWKTDAERREQLVATGFLAIGPWAVVDSDKEKLRMDVVDQQLDTLGRALQGLTLGCARCHDHKFDPIPTREYYALAGIFRSTRTLNGRMSGGFSDVNRVLLPETPSEMRKRALATEEYQQTLDRFLSEYEAVETEKKRLTDRQKALDEAGTEAKEELEKELKEIDKKLKEAKDRIRLLEFRRPGPPMAIAVQDRPVPKDCRVNIGGDPHNLGEEVPRGFLSVASPAKAGRIDSHRNLKGLYEGFQKSSGRLELAEWLIDPQNRLLARVMVNRIWHHLFGAGLVRTVDNFGAGGEPPSHPELLDYLASRFVELGWSVKGMIREIVLTGTYRQASNHNLRGHEIDPDNRLLWRANRRRLEAESYRDAVLAISGALDRTRGGPTLPLDIPESIALGFPTALTQDAKVNDEILNRRTIYLPSVRKNQLPQLDLLNLFDFPDPDQTIGARSVTTVPTQSLYLLNSPFLREQALLTARTLLEAGAPDDKTRVSDFFLQALNRPATNQEVEQALDFIAKFEVKLGRLPEASDDSRLNAWARYCHSVFASNEFLFRG